A genomic stretch from Neomonachus schauinslandi chromosome 14, ASM220157v2, whole genome shotgun sequence includes:
- the ACAA2 gene encoding 3-ketoacyl-CoA thiolase, mitochondrial: MALLRGVFIVAAKRTPFGAYGGLLKDFTATDLTELAAKAALSAGKVAPETIDSVIVGNVIQSSSDAAYLARHVGLRVGVPKEIPAFTVNRLCGSGFQSIVSGCQEICVKDAEVVLCGGTENMSQSPYYVRNIRFGTKFGSDLKLEDALWSGLTDEHVQLPMGITAENLAAKHNISREDCDKYALQSQQRWKAANDAGYFNNEMVPIEVKTKKGKQTMQVDEHARPQTTLEQLNKLPPVFKKEGTVTAGNASGVSDGAGAVIIASEDAVKKHNFTPLARIVGYFVSGCDPSIMGIGPVPAINGVLKKTGQSLKDMDLVEVNEAFAPQYLAVEKSLDLDPSKTNVNGGAIALGHPLGGSGTRITAHLVHELRRRGGKYAVGSACIGGGQGIAVIIESMA, from the exons ATGGCGCTGCTCCGAG GTGTATTCATCGTTGCTGCGAAGCGAACACCCTTTGGAGCGTATGGAGGTCTTCTGAAAGACTTCACGGCGACCGACTTGACTGAGTTAGCTGCCAAGGCTGCTTTGTCTGCGGGCAAGGTCGCACCTGAGACCATTGACAGCGTCATTGTAGGCAATGTCATACAG AGTTCTTCAGATGCTGCATATTTGGCCCGGCATGTTGGTTTGCGTGTTGGCGTCCCAAAAGAGATCCCAGCTTTCACTGTTAACCGACTCTGTGGCTCTGGTTTCCAGTCCATTGTGAGTGGATGTCAG GAAATTTGTGTTAAAGATGCTGAAGTTGTCTTGTGTGGAGGAACTGAAAACATGAGCCAGTCTCCCTACTATGTCAGAAACATACGTTTTGGAACCAAGTTTGGATCAGATCTCAAG CTGGAAGATGCTTTGTGGTCAGGATTAACAGATGAGCATGTCCAACTCCCCATGGGAATCACTGCAGAGAATCTTGCTGCAAAACATAATATAAGCAGAGAAGACTGTGACAAGTACGCCCTGCAGTCACAGCAGAGGTGGAAAGCTG CTAATGATGCTGGCTACTTTAATAATGAGATGGTACCAATTGAGGTGAAGACGAAAAAGGGGAAACAGACAATGCAGGTGGATGAGCATGCTCGGCCCCAAACAACCCTGGAGCAGTTAAATAAACTCCCCCCAGTATTCAAGAAAGAAGGAACTGTGACCGCAGGGAACGCCTCG GGGGTATCTGATGGTGCTGGAGCTGTTATAATAGCTAGTGAAGATGCTGTTAAAAAACATAACTTCACACCACTGGCAAGAATTGTGGGCTACTTTGTGTCCGGATGTGATCCTTCTATCATGGGTATTG GTCCTGTCCCTGCCATCAATGGGGTACTGAAGAAAACAGGACAGAGTCTTAAGGACATGGATTTGGTAGAG gTGAATGAAGCTTTTGCTCCTCAATACTTAGCAGTCGAGAAGAGTTTGGATCTTGACCCAAGTAAAACCAATGTGAATGGTGGAGCCATTGCTTTGGGTCATCCCCTGGGAGGATCTGGAACAAGAATTACGGCGCACCTGGTTCACGAATTAAG GCGTCGGGGCGGGAAATACGCTGTTGGATCAGCTTGCATCGGAGGTGGCCAAGGCATTGCCGTTATCATCGAGAGCATGGCCTGA